Sequence from the Natronomonas marina genome:
TTCTCGTTCTGTTCGTCCTTGGTCATAGTCGATCCCACACTTCGTGTGCGCGGATTGGTTCCTCGAGTTCTTCCTTGCGGTTGCTGTACGCGACGTAACCCATCGCAAGCGCGGCAGCTGCCGCTCCAGTCACGAGCGCAGGAGTCGGGCTTAGCGTGGTCACAACCTCGGTGTCGACGGACTTGTCGCCGCTGACCTGAACGGTCGCTCCGTCGACAGCGAAGAACACGCTGCCTCCAGTGAGAGCCACGCGGATCTCCGTCTCGCCCTCGGCAATCGTCTCCTTCTGCGCGATAATCTCGCGTGCCGAGTTGGCCTCGATCTCGTCCCGCGTCTGCGTCGGGTACGAGACGGTGACGGGTTCGCTCGCGTCGATTGTGACTATCGCGTACCCGTCGTACCGTTCGATGGTGTCGATGTGCGCGTCATCTGACTGTTGGAGTTCCAGAACGGGGTCGTCTTCTCCCGTCTCGGTGGACGCGTCACCGTCCTCGGTCGCCGTCTCGTTGCCCGGATCCGCCTCTTGCGCGACGGCCGGCGCGACGCCGGCGAGCAGGGCCACGCCCACCGCGACGACGAGGGCCGCGACCCCGGCCCGCATCCGGGTCATAGTACCACCCCCACGAGAGGGATCAGGTCAGTCGGGGACGGCAGCAGGTCAGTCAGCAGTGCGGTCACGTCGATGACGCCGAGTCGGTCGGCGATGTACACGGCACTGGCGAGCACGGCCAGCGGAGCGGCAAAGTCCAGCACGAGGTCGATGGCTGTTCGCACGAGGCCGAGAATCGGCCCGAGCAGTAGCGGCAGCATCTACTTATCGCAAAGTTGTCAAGAAGGATAATCCCCACGCGAGAAGGGGTCAGGGCGTCAGTCGTCGTCGGTCAACGCGTACGCGATGGCCGCGGCGATGATTCCCCCGGGAGCCCAAAGCGGGATGCTGCCAGTACCGTCGAAGAACCCGGCGATGCCGCCACTGTTGTTCTCCTCCGAGAGTTCTTCAATAATCTCCTGCTGGGCGTCGAGGAGTTTGTTCATCTCCTGCTTGGAGATGGTGGGATCCGACGTGACGTTGACCCACGCGGTGTAGACCACCTCGGAGCGGTTCTCCTCGACGACTTCGAGGAGATCGATGTCGCCACCGAGTTCGATGCGCTGAACCCTGTCGTTCTCGTCGGTGTAGACCATCCGCGCGTTCCGGTAGTCGCTGGCGGAGATGGTCGTACCCTCGGAGATTGCGGTGGCGATGTCACCGTCCCAGTTCTCCGTGTCGCGTTCGACGCGGATCAGCGTGGACTGGGTAGCGTTCGACAGCTCCACCGAGTCTCCCTCGGCGAAGTCGGAGCCAGCCGTCACTTGCTCCGTCGCCTCGCCACCGGAACCGTCGTCGTAGACCACGGTGTACGTCCGGTCGTCACCCTCGGATCGGTACTCGTCGCGGAGGCTGGCGTCGTTGATCGTCAGTGTGCTGGATTTGATGCTGAACTCCCACGTGGCAAGCGTGTCCTCGGGGATGTCCATCAGCATCACACCTTCGACTTCCTCGGTCACACCGTCCTCGGTGTTCGACGTGTCCGCCGAGACGCGCACGGTCGTGCCGAGGTCGACGTCGTCGCCGGCGTACCCCATCGCGATGTACTCGGCGACCGCCGCGCCCATCTCGTCGTCGGCGAACTCGCGGCGGATGTCCTGACCGGTGAGGATCTCACCGACGTTATCTGCGGTGTAGTTGTCGAACACCGTCTGGACGTACGACTGAATCTCACCGGAGACACGGGTGTAGAAGTCGAGGATGGCACTCCGGATGTCATTCCACGTGGACTGGTCGTACAGCGTGACATTCTCTCCATCGCTGGACGGCGCGACTACAATCGAATCTTCGGAACTCCAGAGATTGAAATTCGAACTGTTGAAGTCGCTATTCGTCACTTGCGGGCCAAACCGTTTCAGACCGCCGATGGGATTCGATGCGTCGTCGAAGTGCGCCGGGGCTCCCGGCCAGTAGACGTACGGTGAATAGGCGTTACTATCGGTTGCGAACGCCGAGTGCATCACCCGGATGTCTACAGTATCCCCATTAGGGAGTTCCTCGCTGTAGAGCGAGCGAGTGTCGCTGAACGCCGGCGGTTCGCTTCCCGGAGCGCCAAATGAGTACGTGCTATTACCATCCCACGCGGGATTATACGCTGAATCGCTCGGATTTGCGCTCCAGATGTCTGTCTCCGAGAGCGAGTCGTTACTGGCAGCGGCACGCCACACCATATAGCGATTCTGTTCGATCTGCGATGCGAACTCGTTCCACCGCGCGTAGAAGTCCTTGAGGACGGTCGAGATGTACTCGTTAAGTTCGCTCTGAACGTTCGAAGTCGTCTCTGCGACCGTCTTACCATCCTTCCGACCCCGGAACGTTTCGGCACGGATCTTCGACCACGCGATGGCGCCGAGTCCGCCGGCCTTCGGCCGGTCGGCACTGACACCGGTCTCGTCGCGGAGGGTGTCGATGAAGATTCTCTGCATATCGACGGCGTTGACGACGCTCCGGTACGCGTTCTGGTGGACGAGGTCGGCTGTTTGCTCCTCAACCTTGCTCGCGTCGTCCGTCCAGAACGCGAGGTCGAAGCCGCCGTATTCGGAAACCTTGCCCATAACCGCGCCTATGGCATTAGCCGCAGCCGAGTTGCGGATGTCATCGGGTGTGGTGAAGCCGATGGCCTCGGCCTGTTGTACGGGAGATCCGTAGTAGGATCCCGTTGCGGCAGCCCCGGCAGCGGCCCCAGCGGCCTTCAAGAAGCCGCGGCGGCTGGTGGTAGGGCCGGTCGTTTCGTAGAGCTGTGCCTCGTCGTAGTCGTCGGGAGTACCGTCGTGGTCGTCGAACTCATCGGGGTTGTGTTCAGACATTGTTCTGAAAGATGGGTGAAAGCGAACTGCTCAGTAGTGCGCGACGAGGCCGTACGCGCCGATGAAGACCAGCGCGACACCGGTCGCCACGTACGTGTTACTGGTCACGAGGTCGCTGAGCGCGGGTACGAGCTCGTGAACGATCATCAGCACAGGAGCGCCGAGGACGAGCAGTCGCTCGGGATCCGTGTCGTCACCGCCCGTCGAGAAGTCGTCAAGCGAGCGATCGTTGGTGATCCACGCGATCACGAAAGAGATCACGTACATCACGGCGGCAATCGAGACCCCGAACTCCGGGGAGATTGCCGAGCTGAAGTCGAAACCGTACAGGCCACCGATACCAATGTCGGTGGCGACTACTGCGCCGATCGCGGCAAGCGGGAAGCCCACCGCGTCGTTGATCGAAACCGATTCGGGTAGGTCTAGCACTGACATACCTACGAGTGACAGTTGGTTGTCACGTAGGAAAAGTTACACGCCCCGATGGGTAGGGGTCATCGAAAGAATGGAACCGTCGAAGAACGGTTAGAGAACTAGTCGCGGAGCAGGAGGTACGCGCCAGCCGCGACGCCGACGGCGAGAAGTGCGGAACTCCCGCCCCCGGAACCGCCGATGCCGATCACGCCACCACCGCTGTCGGACAGCGAGAGCGAGAAGTCGACGGTGGACGCGCTGGTCACGTCGACGGTCTTACTCGCCGTGTCGAGCCCGTCAGCAGAGGCTTCAACGGTGTAGTTCGTCCCGTGCGGGACGCCGGCGATGCTGTACTGACCCTTCGAGTCGGTCGTGGCCGTACCGATCTCCACACCGTCAGCGTCGGTGACGGTCACGGTGATGTTCTCGACGGGGTTGCCATCGCTGTCAGTCACCGTCCCGTCGACCGTGTAGGTCTGCGGGGTCAGGGTGACATCGACCGTTTCAGACGTGCCAGAACCGGTCGAGAAGGACTTGCTGGCGTCCGTGTAGCCGGTCGCGGACACCTGCAGGGTGTAGTCCGTCGAGTCCGAGAGACCGGTCAGAGAGTAGCTCCCGTCAGAGGAGGTCGTCGCGGACGCGACGACCGTACCACTACTGTTCACGGCCTCCACAGTCGCGTCAGCGACCGCGTTACCGTTGGAGTCGGTTACTGTACCTGTAGCGTCACTCGTCGCGGCGGCGATACCAGTGATACCGCCGACGCCGAGCATCAGAACCATCATCAGAGCGGCGAACGGCTTGATGTGCTTTCCGAACTGCACGCGAGAGGCTAACCAGTCAAATCAGATAAGTGATACTCGCTAGAGGGGTGGCCGCGCGCGACTATTCCCGGGCGCGCAAGACCATCCAGACGATGCCAGTGACCAGCGCGCCAACCACGATCCCGCTCGACAGCCCGCTGACCTCGCTGATGGTCTCGGCGACACCGAAGATGGGCGTGACGGACGTGACGCCGACCGCACTCGGCTTCACCTCGCCCTGCATCGTCACGCGGTACTCGGTGTAGCCGTCCTCGGTGGCGTTGATCTCCAGCACGTCCTGCTCGGTACTCGTGCCGTTCGTCGTGTACGTCTGCTCGTGGACGACGACCCACTCGCCCGCGTCCTCGTCGTACGCCTCGACGGTCACGTCGACCGTGCCGGACGCTTCATAGACAGCCCACATCGAGTCGCCGTTGCCCGAGAGGTCGTACGTCCACGTGTTCGACGGATGGAGCGCGATCGGCTTGTCGAGCGGGCCAGCGACCGTCACGTCGTAGGTGTCGCCGACGTACCCGTCACCCTCGACACGAAGGGTGTAGGAACCCTCTTCGTGATTGCCGAGGTCGTACTGGCCGTCGCTGGCGGTCGTCGCAGAGTCGATCACCGTACCGTCGCTCTGGAGTTCCACCGTCGCGTTCTCCACCGCTTCACTGCTACGCGCGTCGATTACCGTGCCCGAGAAGGCGTGCGTGGTGGCGTTCAAGCCGAAGTTGAGCGTTGTCTGCGACGTGGTGTCGACTGTGGCCGAGTCGTCGTCGTACCCGCTCGCCGACACCGACACGGTGTACGTGCCCGCCGTGTCCGGCTGGAGCGTGTACGACCCGTCGCTGGCGGTCGTCGCAGAGTCGATCACCGTACCGTCGCTCTGGAGTTCCACCGTCGCGTCACCGACGCCCGAACCGCCGGCGGTCACGGATCCGCTGACGGCCTTGACGGCGAGGCTCACGTCGTGCGTCGTCGCGGAGTCCACCGTCACCGTCTGCTCGTCGGACTCGTACCCGCCCGCTTCGACGCGCACGGTGTAGTCGCCCTTCTCGGTGACGTCGAACGAGTACTGCCCCGAGGATGCGGTCGTCACTGTGGACACGACTTCGCCGCTGGACGCGTCCACGAGGGTCACGTCAGCGCCTGAGATAGTCGTGTCTGTTTGGGCGTTCGTCACCGTGCCCGAGAACGTGTACGACGAAGTGGGGACAGAGACCGCCTTCACGCTCGTGTCGAACGATCCGGTAATGATGTC
This genomic interval carries:
- a CDS encoding twin-arginine translocation signal domain-containing protein, whose amino-acid sequence is MSEHNPDEFDDHDGTPDDYDEAQLYETTGPTTSRRGFLKAAGAAAGAAATGSYYGSPVQQAEAIGFTTPDDIRNSAAANAIGAVMGKVSEYGGFDLAFWTDDASKVEEQTADLVHQNAYRSVVNAVDMQRIFIDTLRDETGVSADRPKAGGLGAIAWSKIRAETFRGRKDGKTVAETTSNVQSELNEYISTVLKDFYARWNEFASQIEQNRYMVWRAAASNDSLSETDIWSANPSDSAYNPAWDGNSTYSFGAPGSEPPAFSDTRSLYSEELPNGDTVDIRVMHSAFATDSNAYSPYVYWPGAPAHFDDASNPIGGLKRFGPQVTNSDFNSSNFNLWSSEDSIVVAPSSDGENVTLYDQSTWNDIRSAILDFYTRVSGEIQSYVQTVFDNYTADNVGEILTGQDIRREFADDEMGAAVAEYIAMGYAGDDVDLGTTVRVSADTSNTEDGVTEEVEGVMLMDIPEDTLATWEFSIKSSTLTINDASLRDEYRSEGDDRTYTVVYDDGSGGEATEQVTAGSDFAEGDSVELSNATQSTLIRVERDTENWDGDIATAISEGTTISASDYRNARMVYTDENDRVQRIELGGDIDLLEVVEENRSEVVYTAWVNVTSDPTISKQEMNKLLDAQQEIIEELSEENNSGGIAGFFDGTGSIPLWAPGGIIAAAIAYALTDDD
- a CDS encoding carboxypeptidase-like regulatory domain-containing protein; this translates as MQFGKHIKPFAALMMVLMLGVGGITGIAAATSDATGTVTDSNGNAVADATVEAVNSSGTVVASATTSSDGSYSLTGLSDSTDYTLQVSATGYTDASKSFSTGSGTSETVDVTLTPQTYTVDGTVTDSDGNPVENITVTVTDADGVEIGTATTDSKGQYSIAGVPHGTNYTVEASADGLDTASKTVDVTSASTVDFSLSLSDSGGGVIGIGGSGGGSSALLAVGVAAGAYLLLRD
- a CDS encoding carboxypeptidase regulatory-like domain-containing protein, whose product is MQFDRRINRIGTLMIAMLLVLSPLTGVIGGGFVGTVSAEELGSSDLDWEHNLHSDNVYDVEYVEQEGVVFSAGADGVRAYDYETGNEIWSDTSAGYRTVTYENGTVYAGDSSSTVYAFNPSDGTQQWSHQHSDAATSNQVWGVTEVDGIVYYITTESGANNVVAYNPSTGSEEWVTGVSGMPLGMAVDESNGTIYIGVTDSNRVSEVSMSDGAASTLYTVPSGYPGHVEYHNGVVYSSTYDGYATSYDVSAGEKKWELDKTSSTVELYGLAYSEARNALYTGTGSGEALVLDPADGSTIHSHSLHTDGVFGVEASGNGDIITGSFDTSVKAVSVPTSSYTFSGTVTNAQTDTTISGADVTLVDASSGEVVSTVTTASSGQYSFDVTEKGDYTVRVEAGGYESDEQTVTVDSATTHDVSLAVKAVSGSVTAGGSGVGDATVELQSDGTVIDSATTASDGSYTLQPDTAGTYTVSVSASGYDDDSATVDTTSQTTLNFGLNATTHAFSGTVIDARSSEAVENATVELQSDGTVIDSATTASDGQYDLGNHEEGSYTLRVEGDGYVGDTYDVTVAGPLDKPIALHPSNTWTYDLSGNGDSMWAVYEASGTVDVTVEAYDEDAGEWVVVHEQTYTTNGTSTEQDVLEINATEDGYTEYRVTMQGEVKPSAVGVTSVTPIFGVAETISEVSGLSSGIVVGALVTGIVWMVLRARE